A window of the Brumimicrobium sp. genome harbors these coding sequences:
- a CDS encoding chorismate-binding protein: MGILAYQFPNQTLKIFQGNWKRSSLDELPKDTFFVSSFTKDEVYYFEMTGEIESIPSKELTLGSKNDIFIVNDKSYLFGLEHFKFGFEPVGISKAIYSRIKFKEGTIDKLEDILRVLASKYQQEALVYLISDTEFGTWMGATPEILLEGDEEEMRTIALAGTKDTEERRWTVKEEEEHQYVVSYVGDIISKYAQPEIKQSSTETVKNGAVYHLKTKFSFKVAYQNWNELLKELHPTPAVCGTPKEIAQRYILTYEPHERKFYTGLIGMKQSDSLSVFVNLRCMQILQEGFGLYVGGGITKDSRIEDEWMETEAKSKTLISVIEEVKE; this comes from the coding sequence ATGGGAATTTTAGCGTATCAGTTTCCAAATCAGACATTAAAGATATTTCAAGGTAATTGGAAAAGATCATCGTTGGATGAACTCCCTAAAGACACTTTCTTTGTAAGTTCATTTACGAAAGATGAAGTGTATTATTTCGAAATGACGGGAGAAATAGAAAGTATTCCTTCAAAAGAATTGACGCTTGGTTCCAAGAATGATATCTTTATAGTTAATGATAAATCTTATTTGTTTGGATTAGAACACTTTAAATTTGGATTTGAACCTGTGGGGATAAGCAAGGCTATTTATTCTCGCATTAAATTTAAGGAAGGGACAATTGATAAGTTAGAAGATATATTGAGAGTATTAGCATCTAAATATCAACAAGAAGCATTAGTTTATCTTATTAGTGATACTGAATTTGGGACTTGGATGGGAGCGACACCTGAAATTTTGTTAGAAGGAGACGAGGAAGAAATGAGGACAATTGCGCTTGCTGGTACAAAAGATACGGAAGAGAGGCGTTGGACCGTTAAAGAAGAGGAAGAGCATCAGTATGTAGTTAGTTATGTTGGAGATATTATCAGTAAGTATGCGCAACCTGAAATAAAACAATCATCCACAGAGACTGTAAAGAATGGGGCTGTATATCATTTAAAAACAAAATTTAGTTTTAAGGTTGCCTATCAAAATTGGAACGAGTTGCTAAAAGAATTGCATCCAACCCCAGCTGTTTGTGGAACCCCTAAAGAAATTGCTCAACGTTATATTTTAACCTATGAGCCTCATGAGCGTAAGTTTTATACGGGTCTGATTGGTATGAAACAATCTGATTCGCTCTCTGTTTTTGTGAATCTTCGTTGCATGCAGATATTACAAGAAGGATTTGGTTTATACGTAGGTGGTGGTATTACAAAAGATTCTCGTATTGAAGATGAATGGATGGAAACTGAGGCAAAAAGTAAAACATTGATTTCTGTTATTGAAGAAGTAAAAGAATAG
- the rplS gene encoding 50S ribosomal protein L19: MDLIKEVQNEFVTVNQVPEFGAGDTIVVSYKIREGEKERIQQFQGVVIQRRGSGVTETFTVRKTSGGIGVERIFPVHTPFIDEIKVLKHGSVRRARIFYFRDRTGKSARIKEKRKF, from the coding sequence ATGGATTTAATTAAAGAAGTTCAAAACGAGTTTGTAACAGTTAACCAAGTTCCAGAATTTGGAGCAGGAGATACTATTGTCGTTTCATATAAAATTAGAGAAGGAGAGAAAGAGCGTATTCAGCAATTTCAAGGAGTAGTTATCCAAAGAAGAGGTTCTGGTGTTACAGAAACTTTTACTGTTCGTAAGACTTCAGGAGGTATTGGTGTAGAACGTATTTTCCCTGTTCACACTCCTTTCATCGATGAGATTAAAGTTTTAAAACACGGTTCAGTTAGAAGAGCTCGTATTTTCTACTTCCGTGATAGAACTGGAAAATCTGCAAGAATTAAAGAGAAAAGAAAATTCTAA